One window of the Nocardia huaxiensis genome contains the following:
- the truB gene encoding tRNA pseudouridine(55) synthase TruB, with protein MSEKRTPVVDALGGLLIVDKDGGWTSHDVVAKSRRLLRTKKIGHAGTLDPMATGVLVLGVERATKLLGLLTLTTKAYAATIRLGQSTITDDAEGEVVATTPAGHITDAEIASGVAELTGDIQQVPATVSAIKVNGERAYARARAGEDVQLAARPVTVSRFDILARRDIDTGTEQFVDLDVEVECSSGTYIRALARDLGEKLGVGGHLTALRRTRVGPFTLEHARTLEELTAASEAEQPLLSLDIDEATRTAFPLREIDEKQADDLRNGRWLDPVGIKGVYAAVDPSGRTIALLQESGKRASSVMVVRPSNL; from the coding sequence ATGAGCGAGAAGAGAACACCCGTGGTGGACGCGCTCGGCGGTCTGCTCATCGTCGACAAGGACGGCGGCTGGACCAGTCACGACGTGGTCGCCAAGAGCCGAAGGCTGTTGCGCACCAAGAAGATCGGCCACGCCGGCACCCTGGACCCGATGGCCACCGGCGTGCTGGTGCTGGGCGTGGAGCGCGCCACCAAGCTGCTCGGCCTGCTCACCCTGACCACCAAGGCGTACGCCGCCACCATCCGGCTCGGGCAGTCCACGATCACCGACGACGCGGAGGGCGAGGTGGTCGCAACCACCCCGGCCGGTCATATCACCGATGCCGAAATCGCCTCGGGTGTCGCCGAATTGACCGGCGACATCCAGCAGGTCCCGGCCACCGTGAGCGCCATCAAGGTCAATGGCGAACGCGCCTATGCCCGCGCTCGTGCCGGTGAGGACGTCCAGCTGGCCGCCCGCCCCGTCACCGTGAGCCGCTTCGACATCCTGGCCCGCCGCGATATCGACACCGGCACAGAGCAATTCGTCGATCTCGACGTCGAGGTCGAATGCTCCTCCGGCACCTACATCCGTGCGCTGGCCCGCGACCTCGGTGAAAAGCTCGGCGTCGGAGGGCATCTCACCGCCCTGCGCCGCACCCGCGTGGGCCCCTTCACCCTCGAGCACGCCCGCACCCTCGAAGAGCTCACGGCCGCTTCGGAAGCCGAGCAGCCGCTGCTCAGCCTCGACATCGACGAGGCGACCCGCACCGCCTTCCCGCTCCGCGAGATCGACGAGAAGCAGGCCGACGACCTGCGCAACGGCCGCTGGCTCGACCCGGTCGGCATCAAGGGCGTCTACGCGGCGGTCGACCCGTCGGGCCGCACCATCGCCCTGCTGCAGGAGAGCGGCAAGCGCGCCTCCTCGGTCATGGTGGTCCGCCCCTCCAACCTGTGA
- a CDS encoding helix-turn-helix domain-containing protein encodes MTTASRHAVAALLDDIEAAPDAHALFATTSERLRRVAPFDAAVWVATDPVNGLTTAPVRVENLHEGGCGTYWESELLAEHVNLFRDLARARVPVAGLRAVTGDRPEASALYRNFMRPRGFTDELRAVFRIGGRPWGQLSLFRERGRAEFTRAEVALLDTLSTPLAQRLRAFAQPGPVASAVAGAAWTEPGSPASKGGDAVNGVGASPGALTPVDISDGPGMLLFDADGGLVSINAEARDLLAQMPPGPATATPLGIDLPLPVWILSTAGRARLTGGSTRIRIRSVTGRWLVCHASCLRDAEGRPGATAMVIEPAKPSEIAALVVAAYELTRREMEVVELIARGLGTADIAARLVVSPHTVRDHVKAVFDKVGVTSRGELVAKLFTEFQEPLLPRGTVRVETAG; translated from the coding sequence ATGACGACCGCGTCTCGGCATGCGGTGGCCGCCTTGCTCGACGACATCGAGGCGGCGCCGGATGCGCACGCGCTGTTCGCCACGACTTCCGAGCGGCTGCGGCGGGTCGCGCCTTTCGACGCTGCGGTGTGGGTGGCGACCGATCCCGTGAACGGCCTGACCACCGCCCCGGTGCGGGTGGAGAATCTGCACGAGGGTGGGTGCGGAACCTATTGGGAGTCGGAGCTTCTCGCTGAGCATGTGAACCTGTTCCGGGATCTCGCGCGGGCTCGGGTGCCGGTCGCGGGTCTGCGGGCGGTGACCGGCGATCGGCCCGAGGCCAGTGCGCTGTATCGAAACTTCATGCGGCCCAGGGGGTTCACCGATGAACTGCGGGCGGTGTTCCGGATCGGCGGTCGGCCGTGGGGGCAGTTGAGCCTGTTCCGGGAGCGGGGCCGCGCCGAATTCACGAGGGCCGAGGTCGCCCTGCTCGACACGCTGTCGACGCCGCTGGCGCAGCGGCTGCGCGCCTTCGCCCAGCCGGGTCCGGTCGCCTCGGCGGTGGCTGGCGCGGCGTGGACCGAACCGGGCTCGCCCGCGTCGAAGGGCGGCGATGCGGTGAACGGTGTCGGGGCTTCCCCGGGTGCCCTGACTCCGGTCGATATCAGCGACGGGCCGGGCATGCTGCTGTTCGATGCCGATGGCGGTCTGGTTTCCATCAATGCGGAGGCGCGGGATCTGCTCGCGCAGATGCCGCCGGGCCCCGCCACCGCCACGCCTTTGGGGATCGACCTGCCCCTGCCGGTGTGGATTCTCAGTACGGCGGGCCGGGCGCGACTGACCGGGGGCAGTACCCGCATCCGGATTCGGTCGGTGACCGGCCGCTGGCTGGTGTGTCATGCCTCGTGCCTGCGGGATGCCGAGGGCCGGCCCGGCGCGACGGCCATGGTGATCGAGCCGGCCAAGCCGTCGGAGATCGCGGCGCTGGTGGTGGCCGCGTACGAATTGACCAGGCGCGAAATGGAAGTCGTCGAATTGATCGCGCGCGGGTTGGGCACGGCCGATATCGCCGCGCGGCTCGTGGTGTCCCCGCACACGGTGCGCGATCACGTGAAGGCCGTTTTCGACAAGGTCGGTGTGACGAGCCGCGGTGAGCTGGTGGCGAAGCTGTTCACCGAATTCCAGGAACCCCTCCTGCCGCGCGGCACGGTCCGCGTGGAAACCGCCGGGTGA
- a CDS encoding FAD/NAD(P)-binding protein yields MHIGIIGGGAAAVGLLDALAGATREQDSGGNAGRITVFDGSAAMWRGRPYQVDAEAVRVNAPPRIMSVRAGDPTHYQEWLRGRDGVDRYLDDGLGQPLLPRGQYGEYLADTARAAIATLRHAGWRVSVVNARVTGYSRDRGAFRRADRDTAAEPAVLPAADSGTVPTAGATLHTDDGGRVETLRAALLTEDGGVVAVDRAVLCVGSGRPRDHYGLSGAPGYRNEPYPLAETLREVPADAHVAVIGSGLTAVDIAAALDARGHVGRISFLSRSGTLPFVQQRPVRLEPRHLTAAAVAGIAAERGELTFADLVSLMRAELADLGDDFESFANEILGANSEDPVDRLRRQLAAVDAPHRGLRLLAMVIRVAGPVAWPLLRERDRAMLRTRHFRVANGLSSPMVPHNAKILMRLLDSGQLRLRSGLRKIEARAGGGFTVSDEAEWTADVVLNAVNPPAYTTPQDTEPLVSALLEAGAAELHPAGGLRVDPATRRLLVGGRADATWHVLGNLAADSMFIATNPPGLAQAAARLAPILLER; encoded by the coding sequence ATGCATATCGGGATCATCGGGGGCGGCGCGGCGGCCGTCGGGCTGTTGGACGCCTTGGCGGGCGCGACGCGGGAGCAGGACAGCGGCGGAAATGCCGGGCGCATCACGGTTTTCGACGGGTCGGCGGCGATGTGGCGGGGGCGGCCCTATCAGGTCGACGCTGAGGCGGTGCGGGTCAATGCTCCGCCGCGCATCATGTCGGTGCGGGCCGGGGACCCCACCCACTATCAGGAGTGGCTGCGGGGGCGGGACGGGGTCGACAGGTATCTCGATGACGGGCTGGGTCAGCCGTTGCTGCCACGCGGACAGTACGGCGAGTATCTGGCGGACACCGCACGGGCTGCGATCGCCACCCTGCGACATGCTGGGTGGCGGGTCAGCGTCGTGAATGCCCGAGTCACCGGCTACTCGCGCGACAGGGGCGCGTTCCGCCGCGCGGACCGGGATACAGCCGCCGAGCCTGCTGTATTGCCCGCGGCCGACAGCGGCACCGTGCCGACGGCAGGAGCAACCCTGCACACCGACGACGGCGGCAGGGTGGAGACGCTGCGGGCGGCACTGCTGACCGAGGACGGTGGCGTGGTCGCGGTGGATCGGGCAGTGCTGTGCGTGGGAAGTGGTCGTCCGCGCGACCATTACGGGCTGTCCGGTGCACCGGGGTATCGCAATGAGCCATATCCGCTGGCGGAGACACTGCGGGAGGTTCCTGCGGATGCGCATGTGGCGGTGATCGGCAGTGGGTTGACGGCTGTGGATATCGCCGCCGCGTTGGATGCGCGCGGGCATGTGGGGCGGATCAGTTTTCTGTCCCGCAGTGGGACATTGCCGTTCGTGCAGCAGCGGCCTGTGCGGTTGGAGCCCCGGCACCTCACGGCCGCGGCTGTGGCGGGAATTGCGGCGGAGCGGGGGGAACTCACCTTCGCGGATCTCGTGTCGCTGATGCGGGCCGAGTTGGCTGATCTCGGAGACGATTTCGAGTCGTTCGCGAACGAGATACTGGGTGCGAACTCCGAGGATCCGGTCGATCGGTTGCGGCGACAGCTGGCGGCGGTCGATGCACCGCATCGCGGTCTTCGGTTGCTGGCCATGGTGATTCGGGTGGCCGGGCCCGTCGCGTGGCCGCTGCTGCGCGAACGCGACCGGGCCATGCTGCGTACTCGCCACTTTCGCGTCGCGAATGGGCTGAGCTCACCGATGGTGCCGCACAATGCGAAAATCCTGATGCGCCTGCTGGATTCGGGACAGCTGCGGCTGCGCTCCGGGCTGCGCAAGATCGAGGCGCGGGCGGGTGGCGGGTTCACCGTGTCCGACGAGGCGGAGTGGACAGCCGATGTCGTGCTCAATGCCGTCAATCCGCCCGCCTACACCACCCCGCAGGACACCGAGCCGCTGGTGAGCGCCCTGCTGGAGGCGGGTGCGGCGGAACTGCACCCGGCGGGCGGGCTACGGGTCGATCCGGCGACCCGCCGCCTGCTGGTCGGCGGGCGGGCGGATGCGACCTGGCATGTGCTGGGCAATCTCGCCGCCGACTCGATGTTCATCGCCACCAACCCGCCGGGCCTGGCGCAGGCCGCCGCCCGGCTGGCCCCGATCCTGTTGGAGCGGTAG
- a CDS encoding TetR/AcrR family transcriptional regulator has protein sequence MLGETTRDRKAERREATRQEILDAAWALVREHGLAQLTLRAVATRVGMRAPSLYSHFASKNAIYDAMFGAAWLEFERETEQRYATLPSEPRARAKAMARTFFDFSVADLARYQLMNQRTIPGFEPSPEAFAPSERVVRKVVGLFADLGATERGDVEIAFALIGGLVDQQLANDPGGDSRRVLLDRAVDMWADGVGLAPVAEPPARRRKRK, from the coding sequence GTGTTAGGCGAAACTACTCGCGATAGGAAAGCCGAACGCCGTGAGGCAACTCGGCAGGAGATTCTGGACGCCGCGTGGGCCCTGGTGCGCGAGCACGGTCTGGCTCAGCTCACGCTGCGGGCGGTGGCCACGCGGGTCGGTATGCGCGCGCCCTCGCTGTATTCGCATTTCGCCTCCAAGAACGCGATCTACGACGCCATGTTCGGTGCCGCGTGGCTGGAGTTCGAGCGGGAGACCGAGCAGCGGTACGCGACCCTGCCCAGTGAGCCGCGCGCCCGCGCGAAGGCCATGGCCCGCACCTTCTTCGACTTCTCGGTCGCCGATCTGGCCCGCTATCAGCTGATGAATCAGCGCACCATTCCCGGCTTCGAGCCCTCGCCCGAGGCGTTCGCCCCCTCGGAGCGGGTGGTGCGAAAGGTGGTGGGCCTCTTCGCCGATCTGGGCGCAACCGAGCGCGGGGATGTCGAGATCGCCTTCGCGCTCATCGGCGGCCTGGTGGATCAGCAGCTGGCCAATGATCCGGGCGGGGACAGCCGGCGCGTGCTGCTGGATCGTGCGGTGGACATGTGGGCCGACGGAGTGGGGTTGGCGCCCGTTGCCGAACCCCCGGCCCGAAGGAGGAAACGGAAATGA
- the npt gene encoding 4'-phosphopantetheinyl transferase Npt, with the protein MIGRILPSGVAAAELLAYPEDLKPHPGEEHLITKAVEKRRRDFIGARYCARQALAQLGEPAVAIGKADDGGPIWPRGVVGSLTHTDGYKAAVLAHKLRYRSVGIDAEPHAALPDGVLDSVSLPQERAWLSAVLPGTGLHLDRLLFCAKEATYKTWRPLTGRWLGFEDAHITFTVDEESGGAGAGTFRSELLIPGHTTDGGPALTSFDGRWVVADGLILTAIVEG; encoded by the coding sequence ACCCGGAGGATTTGAAGCCGCATCCCGGCGAGGAACACCTCATCACCAAGGCGGTGGAGAAGCGCCGCCGCGATTTCATCGGCGCGCGCTACTGCGCCCGGCAGGCCCTGGCCCAGCTCGGTGAGCCCGCGGTGGCCATCGGCAAGGCCGACGACGGCGGGCCGATCTGGCCGCGCGGCGTCGTCGGCAGCCTCACCCACACCGACGGTTACAAGGCCGCGGTGCTCGCGCACAAGCTGCGCTACCGCTCGGTGGGCATCGACGCCGAACCGCACGCCGCCCTGCCCGACGGGGTGCTCGATTCGGTGAGCCTGCCGCAGGAGCGCGCATGGCTGTCGGCCGTGCTGCCCGGCACCGGCCTGCACCTGGATCGGCTGCTGTTCTGCGCCAAGGAGGCGACCTACAAGACGTGGCGTCCGCTGACCGGGCGCTGGCTGGGCTTCGAGGACGCGCACATCACCTTCACCGTGGACGAGGAGTCCGGCGGCGCGGGCGCCGGCACCTTCCGCAGCGAACTGCTGATTCCCGGCCACACCACCGATGGTGGCCCGGCGTTGACATCTTTCGACGGCCGCTGGGTCGTCGCCGACGGACTCATCCTGACCGCGATCGTGGAGGGCTGA